The Serpentinimonas maccroryi genome has a segment encoding these proteins:
- a CDS encoding DsbC family protein yields the protein MAALAALLTLGSLASANEATIRANLAERLPNLPPIEEVRAAPMRGLFEVRIGANQIFYSDAEGNFLIQGQLIDTRSRNNLTEQRIEQLNAIAFDQLPLRDAFTIVRGNGQRRLAVFQDPNCGFCKRLERDLSRLNHVTIHIFLYPILGRDSLAKSQHIWCARNRSQVWENWMLRNVDPPAATCDTAALQRNMAFGQRHAITGTPTTFFADGSRLSGAAGFELLEQRLSAAAAAR from the coding sequence ATGGCCGCCCTAGCCGCCTTGCTCACCTTGGGCTCGCTGGCCAGCGCCAACGAAGCCACCATCCGCGCCAACTTGGCCGAGCGGCTGCCCAACCTGCCCCCGATCGAAGAGGTGCGCGCCGCACCCATGCGCGGCCTGTTTGAGGTGCGCATCGGCGCCAACCAGATTTTTTACTCCGATGCCGAGGGCAACTTCCTGATCCAAGGCCAACTGATCGACACCCGCAGCCGCAACAACCTGACCGAGCAGCGCATCGAGCAACTCAACGCCATCGCCTTCGACCAGCTGCCGCTGCGCGACGCCTTCACCATCGTGCGCGGCAACGGCCAGCGCCGCCTAGCCGTGTTCCAAGACCCCAACTGCGGCTTTTGCAAACGGCTCGAGCGCGACCTGAGCCGCCTGAACCACGTCACCATCCACATCTTTTTGTACCCGATTCTGGGGCGCGACTCGCTCGCCAAGTCGCAGCATATATGGTGCGCGCGCAACCGCTCCCAAGTGTGGGAGAACTGGATGCTGCGCAACGTCGATCCGCCTGCCGCCACCTGCGACACCGCCGCGCTGCAGCGCAACATGGCGTTTGGTCAACGGCACGCCATCACCGGCACCCCCACCACCTTTTTTGCCGACGGCTCGCGCCTTTCGGGCGCTGCCGGCTTCGAGTTGCTTGAGCAGCGCCTGAGCGCGGCGGCGGCGGCGCGTTGA
- a CDS encoding FAD-dependent monooxygenase, giving the protein MNPRYDVAILGSGVVAHTLALLLARERLRVALLSQPAAPAAGPDIRAYALNQAAVSLLSDLRVWPEAPATTAVRQMWVCEPDAERPAALNLHALTAQQPLAWIVDVPALEQRLAQALPFQSGIDLVSSAPPAELTVICEGKHSRTRAQFGIEYEVQPYAHTAVAARLRCARAHEGVARQWFRHGEVLALLPMDGPEGNLVALVWSVPHARAAELLALSAPAFAAAVAQACDHALGTMSTEGTPAGWPLQLSRARHWVRPGLALAGDAAHAMHPLAGQGLNMGLGDVAELGRVLREREYWRSPGDWRLLRRYERARRADFERMATLTDGLYSLFGHGDDRVGALRRWGLRRFDGLTPLKHHAIRLAMGGPEVDSPCAPFAAPAAAAFAASATASGQPPAAPSAAAWAPTPP; this is encoded by the coding sequence ATGAACCCACGGTACGACGTAGCCATTTTGGGCAGCGGTGTGGTGGCGCACACGCTGGCGCTGCTGCTGGCGCGCGAGCGCTTGCGGGTGGCGCTGCTGAGCCAGCCAGCGGCCCCGGCGGCCGGCCCCGACATCCGCGCCTACGCCCTCAACCAAGCCGCGGTCTCGCTGCTGAGCGATCTGCGCGTTTGGCCCGAGGCCCCGGCCACCACGGCTGTGCGCCAAATGTGGGTCTGCGAGCCCGACGCCGAGCGGCCTGCCGCCCTCAACCTGCACGCACTCACCGCGCAGCAACCGCTGGCTTGGATCGTGGATGTGCCGGCGCTGGAACAGCGGCTGGCGCAAGCGCTGCCGTTTCAGAGTGGCATCGACCTCGTCAGCAGCGCCCCACCGGCCGAACTGACCGTGATCTGCGAGGGCAAGCACAGCCGCACGCGGGCCCAGTTTGGCATCGAATACGAGGTACAGCCCTACGCCCACACCGCCGTGGCGGCGCGGCTGCGCTGCGCGCGCGCGCATGAGGGCGTGGCGCGGCAGTGGTTCCGGCACGGCGAGGTGCTGGCGCTGTTGCCCATGGACGGCCCCGAGGGCAACCTCGTGGCCCTGGTCTGGTCGGTGCCGCACGCGCGCGCGGCCGAGCTGCTGGCCTTATCCGCGCCCGCCTTTGCCGCCGCCGTAGCCCAAGCCTGCGACCACGCCTTGGGCACCATGAGCACCGAAGGCACCCCCGCTGGCTGGCCCTTGCAGCTGTCGCGCGCCCGGCATTGGGTGCGGCCCGGCTTGGCGCTGGCGGGCGACGCCGCCCACGCCATGCACCCCTTGGCCGGCCAAGGGCTGAACATGGGCTTGGGTGACGTAGCCGAACTGGGCCGCGTGTTGCGCGAGCGCGAATACTGGCGCAGCCCCGGCGACTGGCGCCTGTTGCGGCGCTACGAGCGCGCGCGCCGCGCCGACTTCGAGCGCATGGCCACCCTCACCGACGGCCTCTACAGCCTGTTTGGCCATGGCGACGATCGCGTAGGCGCACTGCGGCGCTGGGGGCTGCGGCGCTTCGATGGCCTCACGCCGCTCAAACACCACGCCATCCGCCTAGCGATGGGCGGCCCTGAGGTGGATTCGCCCTGCGCGCCGTTTGCTGCTCCTGCTGCCGCTGCTTTTGCGGCCTCTGCTACCGCCTCTGGCCAACCACCTGCTGCGCCCTCCGCAGCCGCTTGGGCCCCCACCCCACCCTAG
- a CDS encoding AMP nucleosidase: MPHSPPHSPPFTPPQSYTDAAAALAQVQALYQRAVAHLRQALHQYVRAGGANAPQRVRACYPFVRLHCQHAHGGPGAGAPSRLSYGFVAGPGRYETTLTRPDLFASYYLEQFELLLHNHGGALEVGVSNQPIPLHFALAEHEHLEGELNPAQRAALRDCFDLPDLSLMDDGIANGTHQSAAHEAQPLALFGAARVDYSLQRLRHYSGTAPAWFQGFVLFTNYPFYVDEFIRLGLEALANPESEYLALVEPGNVLTPRAGLSAAEQQLLHELGLGQPGRALPRLPQMPAYHLLRADGSGITLLNIGVGPSNAKTITDHIAVLRPHAWLMLGHCAGLRNSQQLGDYVLAHAYVREDHVLDEELPLWVPIPALAEIQLALEGAVADVTGLSGAELKRILRTGTVASTDNRNWELLPGQTPQRRFSQSRAVALDMESATIAANGFRLRVPYGTLLCVSDKPLHGEIKLPGMANAFYRERVDQHLRIGLRAIERLRAGGVDQLHSRKLRSFAEVAFQ, from the coding sequence ATGCCGCACAGCCCGCCCCACAGCCCACCCTTCACCCCGCCCCAAAGCTACACCGACGCCGCCGCCGCGCTGGCTCAGGTGCAGGCGCTGTACCAGCGCGCGGTGGCGCATTTGCGCCAGGCGCTGCACCAGTACGTGCGCGCCGGCGGCGCCAACGCACCCCAGCGCGTGCGCGCCTGCTACCCCTTCGTGCGCCTGCACTGCCAGCACGCCCACGGCGGGCCCGGCGCGGGTGCGCCCAGCCGCCTGAGCTACGGCTTCGTCGCCGGCCCCGGCCGCTACGAAACCACCCTCACTCGCCCCGATCTGTTTGCCAGCTACTACCTAGAGCAGTTCGAACTGCTGCTGCACAACCACGGCGGTGCGCTCGAGGTGGGGGTGAGCAACCAGCCGATCCCGCTGCACTTCGCGCTGGCCGAGCACGAGCACCTCGAGGGCGAGCTGAACCCGGCCCAGCGCGCCGCCCTGCGCGACTGCTTCGACCTGCCCGACCTGAGCCTGATGGACGACGGCATCGCCAACGGCACGCACCAGAGCGCCGCTCACGAGGCGCAGCCGCTGGCGCTGTTTGGCGCGGCGCGGGTCGATTACTCGTTGCAGCGGCTGCGCCACTACAGCGGCACCGCGCCGGCTTGGTTTCAGGGCTTCGTGCTGTTTACCAACTACCCCTTCTACGTCGATGAGTTCATCCGCCTCGGGCTAGAGGCGCTGGCCAACCCCGAGAGCGAATACCTGGCCTTGGTCGAGCCCGGCAACGTGCTCACGCCGCGCGCGGGTTTGAGCGCCGCCGAACAACAGCTGTTGCATGAACTCGGACTAGGCCAACCGGGCCGCGCCTTGCCGCGCCTGCCGCAGATGCCGGCCTACCACCTGCTGCGCGCCGACGGCAGCGGCATCACGCTGCTCAACATCGGCGTTGGGCCCAGCAACGCCAAGACCATCACCGACCACATCGCCGTGCTGCGCCCGCACGCTTGGCTGATGCTGGGCCACTGCGCCGGGCTGCGCAACAGCCAGCAACTGGGCGATTACGTGCTGGCCCACGCCTACGTGCGCGAAGACCACGTGCTGGACGAAGAACTGCCGCTGTGGGTGCCCATCCCCGCGCTGGCCGAAATCCAGCTCGCGCTCGAAGGCGCAGTGGCCGACGTGACCGGTTTGAGCGGCGCCGAACTCAAGCGCATTTTGCGCACCGGCACCGTGGCCAGCACCGACAACCGCAACTGGGAGCTGCTGCCCGGCCAGACGCCGCAGCGCCGCTTCAGCCAGAGCCGCGCCGTGGCGCTCGACATGGAGAGCGCCACCATCGCCGCCAACGGCTTCAGGCTGCGCGTGCCCTACGGCACCCTGCTGTGCGTGAGCGACAAGCCGCTGCACGGCGAAATCAAGCTGCCCGGCATGGCCAACGCCTTTTACCGCGAGCGCGTCGATCAGCACCTGCGCATCGGCCTGCGCGCCATCGAACGCCTGCGCGCCGGTGGCGTCGATCAGCTGCACAGCCGCAAGCTGCGCAGCTTTGCCGAGGTGGCGTTTCAATGA
- the gorA gene encoding glutathione-disulfide reductase, translating into MNPYDFDLFVIGGGSGGVRAARMAAQRGVRVALAEAHGQAGLGGTCVNAGCIPKKLYGYAAHYATAQRESQGYGWEAAPARLNWATLKANRARELARLNGVYADLLRASGVALLEGWARLLDPHTVSLATLNADGSPGQRRFSAARILVATGAAPHLPHFKGREHALHSSDLFEIEPFPQRLLVVGGGYIACEFASIFHGLGAQVTQLYRGEQILRGFDDELRHFLAAELLKKGLDLRLQAGVLGLERHADGLHVALEDGNHLVVDAALYATGRRPNVQGLGLEELGVALGAQGEIVVDAQFQSSVPSVYALGDVTGPMQLTPVALAQAMRLIDQLYGSGHARPALDLDLVPTAVFTHPSLATVGLSEEQARQRCERVRVYRSEFRALRHTLSASSERTLIKLIVNDADDRVLGLHMVGAEAGEIVQGFAVALQAGATKAQFDATLGIHPTVAEEFVTLRTPVGGG; encoded by the coding sequence ATGAACCCCTACGACTTCGACCTTTTTGTGATTGGCGGCGGCAGCGGCGGTGTGCGCGCCGCGCGCATGGCGGCGCAGCGCGGTGTGCGCGTGGCGCTGGCCGAGGCGCACGGCCAGGCCGGGCTGGGCGGCACCTGCGTCAACGCCGGCTGCATCCCCAAAAAACTCTACGGCTACGCCGCGCACTACGCGACCGCGCAGCGCGAGTCGCAGGGCTACGGCTGGGAGGCAGCGCCGGCGCGGCTCAACTGGGCCACCCTCAAGGCCAACCGCGCGCGCGAGTTGGCGCGGCTCAATGGCGTCTATGCCGATCTGCTGCGCGCCAGCGGCGTGGCGCTGCTCGAAGGCTGGGCGCGCCTGCTCGACCCCCACACGGTGAGCCTGGCCACGCTCAACGCCGACGGCTCGCCGGGCCAGCGCCGCTTCAGCGCCGCGCGCATCCTCGTGGCCACCGGAGCCGCGCCGCATCTGCCGCACTTCAAAGGCCGCGAACACGCCCTGCACTCCAGCGATCTGTTCGAGATCGAGCCCTTTCCGCAGCGGCTGCTGGTGGTCGGCGGCGGCTACATCGCCTGCGAGTTCGCCTCCATCTTTCATGGCTTGGGCGCGCAGGTGACGCAGCTCTACCGCGGCGAGCAGATTTTGCGCGGCTTCGACGACGAGCTGCGCCACTTCCTGGCCGCCGAACTGCTGAAAAAAGGTCTGGATCTGCGCCTGCAAGCCGGCGTGCTGGGGCTGGAGCGCCACGCCGACGGCCTGCACGTGGCGCTGGAAGACGGCAACCACCTGGTGGTCGATGCCGCGCTCTACGCCACCGGGCGCCGACCCAACGTGCAGGGGCTGGGCCTCGAGGAGCTGGGCGTGGCGCTGGGGGCGCAAGGCGAGATCGTGGTCGATGCGCAGTTTCAAAGCAGCGTGCCCAGCGTCTATGCGCTGGGCGACGTCACCGGGCCCATGCAACTCACCCCGGTGGCGCTGGCGCAGGCCATGAGGCTGATCGATCAACTCTACGGCAGCGGCCACGCTCGCCCGGCGCTCGACCTCGATCTGGTGCCCACCGCCGTGTTCACCCACCCCAGCCTGGCCACGGTGGGCTTGAGCGAGGAGCAGGCGCGCCAGCGCTGCGAGCGCGTGCGTGTCTATCGCAGCGAGTTTCGCGCCCTGCGCCACACCCTGAGCGCCAGCAGCGAGCGCACGCTCATCAAGCTGATCGTCAACGACGCCGACGACCGCGTGCTCGGTCTGCACATGGTCGGCGCCGAAGCCGGCGAGATCGTGCAAGGCTTTGCCGTGGCGCTGCAAGCCGGTGCCACCAAAGCGCAGTTCGACGCCACGCTGGGCATCCACCCGACCGTGGCCGAGGAGTTCGTGACCTTGCGCACGCCGGTGGGTGGGGGCTGA